Part of the Pagrus major chromosome 9, Pma_NU_1.0 genome, tttttttttcctgttgatgAATTTCAAAAAACTCCAATAACTCCCACTGCATTcattgttataaaacattttaaaaaacggCAATATTTTTCTGGCAATCTTGAATAACGGACTAAGAGTttatgataaaaagttgcattattgtgtaaaataaaattcactgggaaaacaaaataaaaaacaaactgctgtaattaatgaaaatgacCTGAAATAAACTCTGTTATTGTGAAAAGAGACGGCAAGATATGACATGTCAAAACAGTGAGCTTcaagagttttaaaaatgtttttgacaatCTGACAAGTTGATCATTACGATACCAATTTTGTCAGTATGTATTCTTaggattatttatttcatgagGTTCACTTTGGGAAACTTTTTGCATTGGTAGATTGTGTCACTTTGCATGCAAAAGATAAGAGTTGTGTCAACTTTGTTAAGAATGCATtgataattaaatacatttgaattctGATGTAtcacatattttttattcttatctTTCTGATAGCATGTGGTGTTTCTGTTTTAGAAACTGACCTGGTTTCATCTGTTTGATGTCTATTCTGAACACAAGTTTTAAGACTTGTTTCCTAAAAGACAGCCAGAGTGAAGTTCAAAGACAATGGGACCAGGAAAATAGAGCCCTTCATGTTTACTAGAGTAATTCTGGTATAATTACGGAGAATTTGTCGAATGCTTCTCAACCATTTCTTTCAGGGTAATGACACTGATGAAGTACAGCATCTCCACCGGCATAAATTACAAAGGGAAGCACACTTGCTACTCTTGTGCAAGCATTCACTAAACTCCTTCGGCAATCTAGTGACATAAAAGCAAGTAGAAAACTGACTGTGTCTGAACAAAAAATGATGGCTACAAATGGTGAAAACACTGTACACGTAACGCTGGTGCATGAGTTACTCAAgtattatacttaagtacacaGCGTGACTCCAAGTGGGGTTACTTTAGTAACAAGGACTGACAGTGAATCTCTGAGAATGAGgaagagaaatgagaaataTGATTGAGTTTTGTGCGTGAATGTGGAATTAATAGCGTGTTTGCTTTGTACCATGGACCCGCTGATGTACTCATGAATAACGGCCCCCACATAGCGAGTGCTCCGCCTCCTTCGCGAGTCCCCCCCCTTACCCTAATGAGTTTCATACTGTATGCGTAATATGCTCCAATCTGATTTGTAACATTAGGcactatttatttacagtaaacaaatatatgaaaaagCCCCTTTCGGCCCCCCTATATAAAATTACTTTGGGCGCCCCTCTGTATAGGGAGATAGGAAAGTGAATTACTGTTATTTACATTAGTTCGATTTGTTGCACGTTGGCTCTACACAGAGCAGAAGAATTAGTTTGATCATGGCGAGAAGTACCATGGGATCATTGGAGGTGTTGTCTTCgctgttaaacaaccaccatcgCCGGGGAAAATctgtctgatgtgactcaggtaGAAAtaatgttcacagacaaggtaatgTATAAAAGTTTAGTTATAGCGACAGTGCGGCCAAATTGTAACGCATCATTATCTTGAATAAAATGATGCATTTCTCTGGTTTGGAACATGTAAGTACAcatctcaacaaaatatatcacaaaGGTCTGAACGTGtgtggacattttaatgtggaataaacgttacatattatatctttaaccaATTGTAGCCAGTGCCAACACAATCATAAAAACGTTTAATAACGCTGTAGTCACAACAAGTTGATATTACTGCAAAATCAGATATTTAGGCAGAAAACCccaaaaatactgtatgttgtctCCCCTGGGACGAGTATTAACACAACTCCCTCACTACTGCGGCCTCCGGAATGACCTTCTTCATGGCAGCTTCAGGTTTTCAACTTGTGCGGTCAATGTTTCTAACAAAACTCTGAGGTTATTGACCCGACTTCATTCAGTCTTAAAGTGATAACccgggtcttttgatgtggggttatATGAGGTAATTATCCCtcgtcagtgtgttacctgcattAGATGACCATCATCTCACTGCCgctgtggagaagcagcgcaCAGCGATGGCAGAAGGCACGGCTTTGTACTGCTGAAACCGTACCAGCAGCGAGACATATTTTAGCCTAAAATCCTACCTAAAATACATATATCAGTTAAAGTGTATGctatgtttttaacatttatggCACTTTACGTTGCTGtcaaacagccttttcctttggcactacattccctcaactgtACAATGTCCGTATTTCTAGCACAGGTGGAATATAGTCACTTGTCAACATGTGACTTCAACTTTGACCTGATATTGTAATTgatattttatctgcaattgcATTTGTGTTTTGCACATTGAAGTTGTCTATCCTAGATTCCATGGAGTGATGACTGCAATGACATAATTGTGTGTGACAAGTTAAAGAGGCTTTTAGCTCCACCTGTTAAACTACAGGGGTTACCTGCCTCACCACAGaccacaaacagacaacatgaGGAGCATGACAAAGTGGTAAAACCCACTGACAGTAAATATGACTGAGATTCCAACAAGGCTTAttgctgatgttgttgatgtctTGTTATGATTGCATGTTTCTTACTTACTTGTAATCCTCTTGTGTCATTTGTCTCTTTGGAAATCTCtgctctctcttgctctccAAATACCTGTCACTGCCCCAATTCATGTTAACACATAACAGTTAACAGGATCCACAAATAGAAAAGTCTTTATTCATAAAGTTGTCTCTTCTACTGTCTATGGGGTAAATGGAAAACACTACTCGTCCACCTTATTTTAACCTCACCATGTTCGTTTACATAGGCAACTACCGCTACCCATCATTTgtcttgtgtttgctgttgtatGTTTTAATTATCTCAGCTAATCTTGTCATAATATTGGTAATATCACGAGAGAAAACTTTACATGAGCCCatgtatattttcattatgtGTCTTTCTATTAACTCTCTGTGGGGCTCCGCTGGCTTCTTCTTCAGATTTTTCAAAGACCTTCTGTCTGACACTCATTTGATCCCAcgatcagcttgtttatttcagATCTATGTCATTTACACCTACGCATCCTTTGAGTTCACCCTCATGGGCATTATGGCATATGATCGGTATGTTGCTGTGTGTCAACCTCTACATTACCACAACAAATTAACTTCCAAGCTGGTCTCTAAGCTGGTCGCCTTTGCGTGGATCGTTCCAGCCTTTTCTTGTGCAGCTTGTCTTTATCTGGCCTCCAGACTTCCACTGTGTGGCAATAAGATACCAAGGATATTCTGTGCCAACTGGTCTGTTGTAAAACTGTCATGTGTCTCCACTGTGATTAATAACCTTGTTGGCATGTTCGTGACCGTAAGCACAATCTTTCTGCCCCTGGCTTTTGTCTTGTATACATATGCACGCATTTATCTTGTTTGTAGGAAACGCTCCTCAGAATTCAGGGGCAAAGTCATACAAAGCTGTCTGCCacacattattacatttgtCAATTATTCCATCACTGTGTTTTGTGATGTTGCTCTCAGCAGAATTGATCTTGAGGATCTGAATCCATTCCTAGCTGTTATTTTGTCACTCGAGTTTGTTGTGATTCCTCCCATTGTGAATCCTCTCGTGTACGGCCTGAAGCTACCAGAAATCAGAAAACTTATTTTAAGAATGTTATCATGTTCAAATCTGACAAACAAATGAAGCATTAGAAATAACCACGGTAACATAATTAGCCTGTGCTGTTTCTGTAAGTAAGTGGTCTTATCTAGAGTTCATTCATCATTACTTTAAAATCTCTCATTTACACACCTGGCTGCAGCAGTGATGCATTTCATAGTGAAGGGGATGAATGTTCGTGTAAACATTTACTTTGTAAATAACTACATTTGTAGAGATGTATTTTAACAATTATATCAATGAATTTCAAAAAACTCCAATAACTCCCACTGTATTcattgttataaaacattttaaaaaactgcaatATTTTTCTGGCAATCTTGAATAACGGACTAAGAGTttatgataaaaagttgcattattgtgtaaaataaaagtcactgggaaaactgaataaaaaacaaactgctgtaattaatgaaaatgacCTGAAATAAACTCTGTTATTGTGAAAAGAGACAGCAAGACATGACATGTCAAAACAGTGAGTTTcaagagttttaaaaatgttttctacaATCTGACAAGTTGATCATTACGATACATATTTTGTCAGTATGTATTCTTAGGATTATTCATTTCATGAGGTTCACTTTGGGAAACTTTTTGCATTGGTAGATTGTGTCACTTTGCATGCAAAAGATAAGAGTTGTGTCAACTTTCTTAAGAATACATtgataattaaatacatttgaattctGATGTAtcacatattttttattcttatctTTCTGATAGCATGTGGTGTTTCTGTTTTAGAAACTGACCTGGTTTCATCTGTTTGATGTCTATTCTGAACACAAGTTTTAAGGCTTTGTTTCCTAAAAGACAGCCAGAGTGAAGTTCAAAGACAATGGGACCAGGAAAATAGAGCCCTTTATGTTTAATAGAGTAATTCTGGTATAATTACGGAGAATTTATCGAATGCTTCTCGACCATTTCTTTCAGGGTAATGACACTGATGAAGTACAGCATCTCCCCCGGCATAAATTACAAAGGGAAGCACACTTGCTACTCTTGTGCAAGCATTCACTAAACTCCTTCGGCAATCTagtgacaaaaaaacaagtagAAAACTGACTGTGTCTGAACAAAAAATGGTGGCTACAAATGGTGAAAACACTGTACACGTAACGCTGGTGCATGAGTTACTCAAgtattatacttaagtacacaGCGTGACTCCAAGTGGGGTTACTTTAGTAACAAGGACTGACAGTGAATCTCTGAGAATGAGgaagagaaatgagaaataTGATTGAGTTTTGTGCGTGAATGTGGAATTAATAGCGTGTTTGCTTTGTACCATGGACCCGCTGATGTACTCATGAATAACGGCCCCCACATAGCGAGTGCTCCGCCTCCTTCGCGAgtccccccccccttcccctAATGAGTTTCATACTGTATGCGTAATATGCTCCAATCTGATTTGTAACATTAGGcactatttatttacagtaaacaaatatatgaaaaagCCCCTTTCGGCCCCCCTATATACAATTACTTTGGGTGCCCCTCTGTATAGGGAGATAGGAAAGTGAATTACTGTTATTTACATTGGTTAGATTGGTTGCACGTTGGCTCTACACAGAGCAGAAGAATTAGTTTGATCATGGCGAGAAGTACCATGGGATCATTGGAGGTGTTGTCTTCgctgttaaacaaccaccatcgCCGGGGAAAATCtgtctgacgtgactcaggtaGAAAtaatgttcacagacaaggtaatgTATAAAAGTTTAGTTATAGCAACAGTGCGACCAAATTGTAATGCATCATTATCTTGAATGAAATGATGCATTTCTCTAGTTTGGAACATGTAAGTACACATCttaacaaaatatatcacaaaGGTCTGAACGTGtgtggacattttaatgtggaatgaatgttacatattatatctttaaccaATTGTAGCCAGTGCCAAGACAATCATAAAAACGTTTAATAACGCTGTAGTCACAACAAGTTGATATTACTGCAAGATCAGATATTTAGGCAGAAAACCccaaaaatactgtatgttgtctCCCCTGGGACGAGTATTAACACAACTCCCTCACTACTGCGGCCACCGGAATGACCTTCTTCATGGCAGCTTCAGGTTTTCAACTTGTGCGGTCAATGTTTCTAACAAAACTCTGAGGTTATTGACCCGACTTCATTCAGTCTTAAAGTGATAACccgggtcttttgatgtggggttatATGAGGTAATTATCCCtcgtcagtgtgttacctgcattAGATGACCATCATCTCACTGCCactgtggagaagcagcgcaCAGCGCCGGCAGAAGGCACGGCTTTGTACTGCTGAAACCGTACCAGCAGCAAGGCATATTTTAGCCTAAAATCCTACCTAAAATACATATATCAGTTAAAGTGTATGctatgtttttaacatttatggCACTTTACGTTGCTGtcaaacagccttttcctttggcactacattccctcaactgtACATTGTCCGTATTTCTAGCACAGGTGGAATATAGTCACTTTTCAACATGTGACTTCAACTTTGACCTGATATTGTAATTgatattttatctgcaattgcGTTTGTGTTTTGCACATTGAAGTTCTCTATCCTAGATTCCATGGAGTGATGACTGCGATGACATAATTGTGTGTGACAAGTTAAAGAGGCTTTTAGCTCCTCCTGTTAAACTACAGGGGTTACCTGCCCCACCACTGACCACAAACAGACGACATGAGGAGCATGACAAAGTGGTAAAACCCACTGACAGTAAATATGACTGAGATTCCAACAAGGCTTAttgctgatgttgttgatgtctTGTTATGATTGCATGTGTCTTACTTACTTGTAATCCTCACGTATCATTTGTCTCTTTGGAAATATCTGCTCTCTATCTTGCTCTCCAAATACCTGTCACTGCCTCAATTCATGTTAACACATAACTGTTAAAAGGATCCACAAATAGAAAAGTCTTTATTCATGAAGTTATCTCTTCTACTGTCTGTGGGGTAAATGGAAAACACTACTCGTCCACCTTATTTTAACCTCACCATGTTCGTTTACATAGGCAACTACCGCTACCCAACATTTgtcttgtgtttgctgttgcaTGCTTTAATTATCTCAGCTAATCTTGTCATAATATTGGTAATATCACGAGAGAAAACTTTACATGAGCCCatgtatattttcattatgtGTCTTTCTATTAACTCTCTGTGGGGCTCCGCTGGCTTCTTCTTCAGATTTTTCAAAGACCTTCTGTCTGACACTCATTTGATCCCAcgatcagcttgtttatttcagATCTATGTCATTTACACCTATGCATCCTATGAGCTCACCCTCTTAGGCATTATGGCATATGATCGGTATGTTGCTGTGTGTCAACCTCTACATTACCACAACAAATTAACTTCCAAGCTGGTCTCTAAGCTGGTTGCCTTTGCGTGGATCGTTCCAGCCTTTCTTGTTGCAGCCTGTGTTTATCTGGCCTCCAGACTTCCACTGTGTGGCAATAAGATACCAAAGATATTCTGTGCCAACTGGCCTGTTGTAAAACTGTCATGTGTCTCCACTGTGATTAATAACCTTGTTGGCATGTTAGCAACTGTAAGCACAATCTTTCTGCCCCTGGCTTTTGTCTTGTATACATATGCAcgcatttttcttgtttgtagGAAACGCTCCTCAGAATTCAGGGGCAAAGTCATACAAAGCTGTCTGCCACACGTTATTACATTTGTCAATTATTCCATCACTGTGTTTTGTGATATTGCTCTCAGCAGAATTGATCTTGAGGATCTGAATCCATTCCTAGCTGTTATTTTGTCACTCGAGTTTGTTGTGATTCCTCCCATTGTGAATCCTCTCGTGTACGGCCTGAAGCTACCAGAAATCAGAAAACTTATTTTAAGAATGTTATCATGCTCAAAATCTGACAAACAAATGAAGCATTAGAAATAATCACAGTAATATAATCAGCCTGTGCTGTTTCTGTAAGTAAGTGGTCTTATCTAGAGTTCATTCATCATTACTTTAAAATCTCTTATTTACACACCTGGTTGCAGCAGTGATGCATTTCATAGTGAAGGGGATGAATGTTTGTGTAAACATTTACTTTGTAAATAACTACATTTGTAGAGATGTATTTTAACAATTATAtcattgtagtttttttttctgttgatgaaTTTCAAAAAACTCCAATAACTCCCACTGCATTcattgttataaaacatttttaaaaaatgcaatatttttctGGCAATCTTGAAAACCGGACTAAGAGTTCAtgataaaaagttgcattattgtgtaaaataaaagtcactgggaaaactgaataaaaaacaaactgctgtaaTCAATGAAAATGACCTGGAATAAACTCTGTTATTGTGAAAAGAGACAGCAAGATATGACATGTGAAAACAGTGAGCTTCAAGAGTTTTAAAAATTTTTCTGACAATCTGACAAGTTGATCATTATGATACATTTTTTGCCAGTATGTATTCTTAGGATTATTCATTTCATGAGTTTCACTTTGGGACACTTTTTGCATTGGTAGATTGTGTCACTTTGCATGCAAAAAATAAGAGTTGTGTCACCTTTGtatttataattaaataaattagaatTCTGCTGTAtcacatattttttattctaatCTTTCTGATAGCATGTGGTGTTTCTGTTTTAGAAACTGACCTGGTTTTATCTGTATGATGTCTATTCTGAACACAAGTTTTAAGACTTGTTTCCTAAAAGACAGCCAGAGTGAAGTTCAAAGACAATGGGACCAGGAAAATAGAGCCCTTTATGTTTAATAGAGTAGTTCTGGTATAATCACGGAGAATTTATCGAATGCTTCTGGACCATTTCTTTCAGGGTAATGACACTGATGAAGTACAGCATCTCCCCCGGCATAATTTACAAAGAGAAGCACACTTGCTACTCTTGTGTAAGCATTCACTAAACTCCTTCGGCAATCTAGTTACATAAAAGCAAGTAGAAAAATGACTGTGTCTGAACAATAAATGATGGCTACACAACCACCATCGCCGGGGAACATCtgtctgacgtgactcaggtaGAAATTAAgttcacagacaaggtaatgTATAAAAGTTTAGTTaaagcgacaggcgaccaaattgTAACGCATCATTATATTGAATGAAATAATGCATTTCTCTGGTTTGGAACATGTAAGTACAcatctcaacaaaatatatcacaaaGGTCTGAACGTTtgtggacattttaatgtggaatgaaaattacatattatatctttaaccaATTGTAGCCAGTGCCAACACAATCATAAAAACGTTAAATAACGCTGTAGTCACAACAAGTTGATATTACTGCAAGATCAGATATTTAGGCAGAAAACCCccaaaatactgtatgttgtctCCCCTGGGACGAGTATTAACACAACTCCCTCACTACTGCGGCCACCGGAATGACCTTCTTCATGGCAGCTTCAGGTTTTGAACTTGTGCGATCAATGTTTCTAACAAAACTCTGAGGTTATTGACCCGACTTCATTCAGCCTTAAAGTGATAGTccgggtcttttgatgtggggttatATGAGGTAATTATCCCTcatcagtgtgttacctgcattAGATGACCATCACCTCACTGCCactgtggagaagcagcacgtAGCGTTGTCAGAAAGCAGGGCTTTGTACTGCTGAAACCGTACCAGCAGCAAGGCATATTTTAGCCTAAAATCCTACCTAAAATACATATATCAGTTAAAGTGTAtgctgtttttaacatttttggcactttatgttgttgttaaaggaatagttcaccctagaatgaaattcagtcattatcgactcaccctcatgctgatgagaagtccggtgtagtgtcttattcctcaaagtgcagctggagacccgcgggggtaccctcctgcagcaaaaatctaTATAACGGATGTAaatggtgcccgagacgaaaaggtccataaaactacacaaaaactttgtaatattcctccatactgctcgtccgctgcaatccaagtgtcatgaagtggcgacatccagagtttactcgaaacgactTCATTTAGTAAACatttctagcctaaacagtcactatactatatttacctggaggcacgctcccgcgtgcatgcgagtctccctcacagccgtttgcactacggaagccacgccagacaagatcaacagaatcCCAGCGACccagcaacacacaaacacaagagggatcttcctgcactagtgatttgaaactttgacactcacagcaggGTGTAAAGACCGGTGTGTACATCTCacgagttctgttgatcttgtctggcacggcttccgtagtgcaaacggcTGTGAGGGAAACtcgcgtgcacgcgggagcgtgcctccaggcagatatagtgtggtgactgtttaggctagaaaaatgtactaaatgacgtcgtttcgagtaaactctggacgtcgccacttcaggacacttggattgcagtggacgagcagtatggaggaatattacaaagtttttgtgtagttttatggaccttttcctctcgggcacaTTGACGCCcattatatggatttttgctgcaggagggtacccccgcgggtctccagctgcactttgaggaataagaaactacactggacttctcatcagcatgagggtgtgtcgataatgactgaatttcgttcttTCTggagtgaactattcctttaaacagccttttcctttggcaaTACACTCCCTCAACTGTACATTGTCCGTATTTCTAGCACAGGTGGAATATAGTCACTTGTCAACATGTGACTTCAACTTTGGCCTGATGTTGTAATTGATATTTTATCTGTATTTGCGTTTGTGTTTTGCACATTGAAGTTCTCTATCCTAGATTCCATGGAGTGATGACTGCGATGACATAATTGTGTGTGACAAGTTAAAGAGGCTTTTAGCTCCTCCTGTTAAACTACAGGGGTTACCTGCCTCACCACTGaccacaaacagacaacatgaGGAGCATGACAGAGTGGTAAAACCCACTGACAGTAAATATAACTGAGATTCTAACAAGGTTTAttgctgatgttgttgatgtctTGTAATGATTGCATGTTTCTTACTTACTTGTAATCCTTGTGTCATTTGTCTCTGTGGAAATCTCTGCTCTC contains:
- the LOC141002010 gene encoding olfactory receptor 4B13-like; this encodes MENTTRPPYFNLTMFVYIGNYRYPSFVLCLLLYVLIISANLVIILVISREKTLHEPMYIFIMCLSINSLWGSAGFFFRFFKDLLSDTHLIPRSACLFQIYVIYTYASFEFTLMGIMAYDRYVAVCQPLHYHNKLTSKLVSKLVAFAWIVPAFSCAACLYLASRLPLCGNKIPRIFCANWSVVKLSCVSTVINNLVGMFVTVSTIFLPLAFVLYTYARIYLVCRKRSSEFRGKVIQSCLPHIITFVNYSITVFCDVALSRIDLEDLNPFLAVILSLEFVVIPPIVNPLVYGLKLPEIRKLILRMLSCSNLTNK
- the LOC141002011 gene encoding olfactory receptor 6N2-like; the encoded protein is MENTTRPPYFNLTMFVYIGNYRYPTFVLCLLLHALIISANLVIILVISREKTLHEPMYIFIMCLSINSLWGSAGFFFRFFKDLLSDTHLIPRSACLFQIYVIYTYASYELTLLGIMAYDRYVAVCQPLHYHNKLTSKLVSKLVAFAWIVPAFLVAACVYLASRLPLCGNKIPKIFCANWPVVKLSCVSTVINNLVGMLATVSTIFLPLAFVLYTYARIFLVCRKRSSEFRGKVIQSCLPHVITFVNYSITVFCDIALSRIDLEDLNPFLAVILSLEFVVIPPIVNPLVYGLKLPEIRKLILRMLSCSKSDKQMKH